From Chloroflexota bacterium, the proteins below share one genomic window:
- a CDS encoding transposase, producing the protein EVLLGQWRRIYNEVRPHSALGYRPPAPEAMLPRLAFSSSAGLT; encoded by the coding sequence GAGGTGCTCCTCGGACAGTGGAGGCGAATCTACAACGAGGTCCGGCCCCACAGCGCCCTCGGCTACCGCCCGCCAGCGCCTGAGGCGATGTTGCCACGACTGGCGTTCAGCAGTTCCGCCGGACTAACATAG